In the genome of Phycisphaerae bacterium, one region contains:
- a CDS encoding DUF1905 domain-containing protein gives MPSFSALLISGTKRPYDSWTFVVVPDHVVVELGSKRASVRGTIKGVGFRGTVSRGEGMYRMPVPRELQKQAKIARGDRVRVFMEVDAEPRPIDIPRELEEVFSSNPDLAKRFQGLPPAHRRAWAAHIADAKRAETRIRRAAKAAAGIRNKSFPGA, from the coding sequence TTGCCCTCGTTCTCAGCACTGCTGATATCCGGCACCAAGCGTCCATACGACTCATGGACCTTTGTCGTAGTTCCGGATCACGTAGTGGTCGAACTTGGCTCCAAGCGAGCGTCAGTTCGGGGCACGATCAAAGGAGTCGGATTCCGGGGAACGGTCAGCCGGGGGGAGGGCATGTATCGGATGCCCGTGCCGCGGGAACTCCAGAAGCAGGCAAAAATAGCCCGTGGTGACAGAGTACGTGTTTTCATGGAGGTCGACGCCGAACCGCGCCCGATCGACATCCCCCGCGAACTTGAAGAGGTATTCAGCTCAAATCCGGATCTTGCCAAGCGATTCCAGGGCCTTCCACCAGCGCACCGCCGCGCGTGGGCGGCTCATATCGCCGACGCCAAGCGCGCTGAGACGCGAATTCGGCGGGCCGCCAAGGCGGCCGCCGGCATCCGCAACAAGAGCTTCCCGGGAGCGTGA